The sequence below is a genomic window from Cygnus olor isolate bCygOlo1 chromosome 7, bCygOlo1.pri.v2, whole genome shotgun sequence.
tagcaGCTCGTGGGGGACGCGAGACATCTCGTCTTCTTTCTCCACAGGGATTTTTAGCGGCAGCTCCGTGCGacacgcaggagcagggctggggtccCGGTGAGGGCTgcgtggggccggggctgcagACGCCAGGCATgcgctgggagcaggcagctcGGGGCTCGGTCCCTGCTCTAATCACGGTGTCAGCATCTCACCGTGTCAGACATCCCGGGGAGAGGGGGCTCGCAGCAGCAGCGGCTCGGTCCCTGCCGCCATGAATATTTAATGGCTCCCCGCACAATGAAGAGATGCTCccgggaggagggagggggagagccCCACGTCcagggggctgccagcacctggCCAGGGTGCTCGTGCTTTTTGCCTCAGGCTGGGGTTTGCAGTTTGAATCTGCTCGGTCAGAGGGAGGAACTAAACCTCGACGCCCATGTCTCAAGCAAGCCCCCAAATCTGGGGGGGTGGGATCACGCAGCCACCTCAATCCCATGGATGCACCCAGCAAAGGGGCTCCAGGCAGAGGCACGACTGTCCCCCCAGCCCGCGTTTGTTTAAGCACTTAAATCCTTCAAAAAGGCTTAAAGCAActctcttttcttaaatattcctGGCTGCCCGCGCCCCCTGCTCGCTCCTGCGAGCACCCAGAGCTcacccagccccggggggctgcgtGGGGCACGCTGCTGGCCGGGGCACCCACGTCCTCTGCTGCAACACCCGATGTCCACAGACACAACCGAGCAGAGCTTACACACCTCTGTCCCTCTGGGCCGGTGGGGATTCTCCCATGTCTACTACTACGGCTGAGGTCAGGCTGCAGACTTTCCCTTAGACAGAACCAGTCATTTATTTCTCCTcacccagctttttttttttttgtgtcaagCACATGAATAGGTTTGTatcctctgctcctctgccaAAGGGGGCTGAACTTAGCCAACAGACGCAAGGAGTATTGACAGACAGAAGGAGAGGCAGCCAAGCCGCATTTGCCTCACTTCCTTAGGAAACCAGGTTAGAAGACACGGCTGACCCTGTTGCGCAGGCCGCGGCAGGattgttcctcctcctccaggacTTTGCTCCTGGCTAACAGAAATCCCTCCAGCCCGAGACTTCCTGGCTCTCGGGGAGCTCCGTGGGCTCTTTAGGGAAGGACccgctgctgggggggggctcgCCCACACCCTTGGTTTCAGTTTCCTCGGCCTCCGTTCCTCATCCAGCCCCTGGCTATCGCTGCCCCACGCAGCCCCTGGGGAAGCCCGTTTCCCACGACATTGGAGAAATTGTAGGGACGGCCAGGATTGAAGCCTGAACTTGCAAAATACCCAGGCTCGGCTTGGATTTCCCTCCGAGAGATTCAACTCGTTGTGCACAGAGCATCCGGCTGGGAAAGGGGGGGCATGGCCATGCTGTTGGGCCCCCTTTCCCCACCTGGAACCCCCCGTTTTGGCTGTGTGCACCCCACCCCGGCAGCTCgcacagaggaaaagcaaaagatgcCTCCCACCACCGCCTGCCTGcgtcccagcacccagcacaacAGCACCCCGCGACCTgccggggagctgctgcccctgcccagccttgcagcctgcctgtccccagcctggggcAGGAAAAGGGATGCTCCCGGTGCCGGGTGCCTCTCCGGGGACACCCCGGGGGAGCTGCAATGCGGGACAGAGCCTGGGAGCCTCCGCCAGAGcctggcctcctcctcctctcctgcccgTGTTTACTGCCAcgtccagaaggaaaaaaagcactttcGCAAAGAGGTGCAGAAAGCCCCGCGGGGGTCAAAATTTGAGCTTTACACAGCTTTTTTACAATATCCTGGTAACCTGAGGTGCAGGATCCGGCCCAGGCCAGCTCTGCCCCGGTCCCATCCAGCACAGGAGGGTCCCAGAGGGTCCCAGTGCAGCCGCATACCTGCCGTGCAGCTGCAGCCACCGCTCCCCGACAGCCCCCCTGGGGGCTCCCCGCCAGGCCAGGGTCCCACACACAGCACCCCCCGGGGACACTGCATGTCCCCTCCGCAGTGCACGCACccagtgcacacacacagtgtGCCTGCTGCCCACACAAACTcccatgtgcatgcacacacttCCATACACGCACACCctcttgcacacacacactgtgcTCACGCTGAGCGCACACACTCCGAATGCACACCGCGTTCAGCGTGCACACACCCGGCTCGCGCACGCACCCACATGCACGGTCACACAGAGACACACGCGCACACCCTGCACGTGTGCACACCCACGTACGCATGGcctacacacaaacacattcaCAAAACATGCAGCCACCCGCACGTGCCCTGCTTGCATGCACACAAATGGCTGCACTCACACATTGCACACACCAAGCACGCATCCATACCCACGGGCACTGCTTGCACACACACGGCTGTGCGCGCACACGGGGATTCCCACGCCCGTACGCGCATGTGGCCCCCGCCGGGCACGTCcaggcccccagcccctcacctcCACTTGGTGCGCCGGTTCTGGAACCAGGTCTTCACCTGCGCGTCCGTCATCTTGAGGGCCTTGGCCAGGGCAGCGCGCTCGGCCGAGGCCAGGTACTTCTGGCGGTGGAAGCGCTTCTCCAGCTCGCAGATCTGCAGGCGGGTGAAGGACGTGCGCGGCTTCTTCTTCTTGGGGGGCGTGCGGTTCTGGTAGGGGTGACCTATACGGCGTGTTACAGTGAAGGGTGAGAGGGCCACTGGGGGGGACACGGGAGGGGGGGATGAGAGGCAAAGAAGCAAGCAGCGACACATCAGCAGAGGGGATCCGGCTCCCgggcgctgggctgggggggttggggacccccccccgctGCACGGGCCGCGGTCCCGGTACCGAGCGCCGCCCGTGCTGCCATCCCGGGCCTTCcccggggctggagctgggctgcggGCACCCAccgggcacggcggggggggcggctccTTGCTCGGCTTTGTCCCGGGAAAAAGGGTCGGGGCttgaggagggggggggacgggacaaACCCGCAGCCCTAAAGCGTGCAGAAATCCGAAAAACCCCAAGCAAAAAggaagggcggggggggggggggggacgcttTGGGAAAGAAACGAAAAAGCGGGGACCAAGAGGGGCAGAGCGGGTGGGCTTGGCGGGGAGGGGGCCACGGAGCAGCGGGGTCCGGCCCGGTCCCTGATTCCGCGCCCCGTGTGAACGGGAACCGGATAAAGTTCGTTTCGGAGCGGCGGTCACCGCCGCCGCCCTCGGCCCGATCGTTTCGTAGCCGGGAAATAACTTCCCGGGCTGGAACCGGGACTTGCGTTTCgttttggtttgctttcctttttctcccacgaaaaaaaaaaaaaaataataataataataataactattattattattataattctGTAAAACCCGCGGTGGTTGCGAGCGCTGCCGGGCCGGGAAGGGCTGTAGGAAAATAAACCCGGCGGCTCCCGGGGACAatgtccgtctgtccgtccccGGCGGAGCCAAGTAGGAACGGATCGAAATGAAACGGGAACTTGCGAAAACGCGGCCCGGGTCGGTCCCGAGATAAAGGACCCGGGCCGGGCGCGGCGGGAGCGGGGAACGCGCGCTCCCCGTTACGATTTcgttgctttgctttttatttttttcctccattttcgTTAGGGGAGCTTCGGCTTTGTTAGCACCGAAAGCCGAGCGCGGGTCCACCTGAAAAAGGCGGCGGCGGCTTCGGAAAGCGGCTCCGGAAAGCGGCTCCGAGCCGAGCCCGGCTCGGTTTGGGGTTGCCAAAAACCCCGCTGTGGTTGGGGACAAGGCAGAGCCGCAGCGGGACACGGGGACACTCGGGACAGACCGACACGGGGCGGCCTGCCCGGGCGGGCCAAggccggggccgccgggccCCTCCCGTGCCGGGCCTCCTCCGCAGCCCCAGTGGGTTTTTTTAGGGGAAACTTGCTGCGCCCGCGTGGTGGGGACGCGGGGAGCGGGTGGCCGTACTCGGGGTTCGCGGAGTTTTCCGCCTTTCCcgagaaattgaaaaaaaatatattattattataattataataataaaaataacaaggtATTTCGGGGTGCCTGAAAGCGCCCGATTTTCCACCCCTTCTTGCTCCTGGCCTGCTCCGGGACCCGCCGTCCCATGGCGGTGCGGGGCGCGCTCCCCGCCCGGGAACGGCTCCGGTTTTCCCCGCTGAGCACCGGCGATTTGGGGAacgggagcagggaggagagggggtTCCCGGTTGCCCGACTCACCTGTGAACCTGTCTTTTGTGTACCGCCTGTTGCTCTCCATCCAGGGGAAGGTGAGCCCCGTGAGGCTGTTGACGCCGTTCACCGGCGGCACGGCGGCGGAGAGGGGCTGGTGCACGCCGCCGGTAACGGGCCGGTGGGCCGGGACGCGGATCACCCCCCCGGCCGAGCTCAAGGTGTTGCCGTTCATGCTCACCGCCATGTTCACGTTATAGGAGCCGGGCAGGGCTCCCATGCTGCACGAGGTGCCGGTGTAAGCGCCGGCCGAGCCGCCGCCGGTCCCGTAGCCGCCGGTGACCGTGTTGTAGGCGCTGCCCACGATGCAGCCCAGGCCGTAATCCGCCGAGTCCTGCAGCCGCGGGTGCGACACCATGCAGCTGCCCGGCTCCGACGTGTTGAGGATCTGGTCGATGCCGAAGCTGATGGGCTCGGCTTGCCCTTGGTGCAGGTGGTGAGCCCCTAAGTGCTCCATGCCggcccccgcagcccggccgcgCTCCCGTCCCGCTTGCGGGGCCGCGCacagtcccccccccccccccccccggagccccgcGGCACGACCCCCGGCACGGGCACggcagcccggccccgcaccgcccggGCACGGCCGCCGTGGGCTCAGCACCGGGCTCGGCTCCGCACCCACGGCACCGACACGCGGCGGAGCCACGCGTGACCGAGGCGCGCTCACGCCTTATGCTCTCAAGCCCATCGCGCCGCAGCCGCGCGCCCCGGGACACCGCGACAGAGCCACCACGCGCGACAGAGCCACCACGCGCGACACAGCCATGCGAGGTCGGGACACGCGTGCTGCGCACCCCCGCGCCGCTCCCGGCCGGCTGGCTCAGCCCCGAGCCACGATCGCGGCGAGCTCAGcggggcccccagccccgcaaCGACCCCGACCCCAAAATCCCCCCGGCCCCGCAACCTCCCCCCAGCCACAGCGGACCACCCCAAGACCACCGCCACCACCCCGAGCCGGGGCCACCCCGGGCACCCGTCGGGACGCGGCCGCCCGACGGCGCGCCCGGCCGGCCCGGGTCCCTTCGCCCCTCGGCGGCGGTGCTGAGCCGGAGCCCCGCGGTGCGGAGCGGAGCGCTGCGGAGTGCGAGTGCGAGCGCCCCGCCGTCCTGTTTGCCCATCAATCACGCTACCCCAggcctgctgctcccaggcccTCACTCTCCATTGGCTGGATGCTGAAAGGAGCCGAGTGAATGACAGCGGAGAGGAGCACACGAGAAAAGGAGTTGCTTCTTCCCCGGCACCCCCCCGCCTcggaaaataaaaataaataaataaataaataaattaaaaaaaaaatcagccgCCCGGCTCGGCTTTAGGAAGGCAGAGCGGCTGCGCCGAGTGCgcgcagggcagggccgggATTTTGGGGTGGGCAAGGGAGAGGCAAGCAGCTAGTCCCCGCTGTCCCCAAGCTGCTGGCACCGGTGGGACCCGCtcggggggcaggaggggggcaTTTGGTCCCCGAGCCGGCGGTGGATGGGCCCAGCCAAGgggaagcaagcagcagcttcagcGCAGGGCCTTGGCTCGCCCCTGCCGTGCCCTGGTTCCCCAGATGGGTTTTGTCAAGTTCAACAGGCTGCGCCTCTCAaaaggctgaggaggaggagggggggggtgcCCCCAGCTCCAGACCCCCGAGTGGAggcatggggctgggctggagggcACCCACGGGTGCCCAGGCCTGGAGGGAGTTGCTCTGTGGAGGGAGGCACGGGCAAAACTCCTACCCAGAGAACTGCCATGGGGTTCACTTTGGGGCTCATCAGCCCAGGGAGCAGGCTGGTCACGCCGCTCCCTGCTGTGGCCTGCCCGTGGGGAGATGAGTAtttttgtttaaggaaaaaaaaaaaaaaaaaaaaaaagaattaaaaagtgaaagctgctgctggaattTTGCTGCAAACTTGTTTTTGACTCTGTTCCCAGTGCACCCGCTCTGCGCAGCTGATCCCAACTCTCTGTGTCTTCAGTGTGCTGGGGGCATAGTGCCCACGGGGACTGGGTGGACACCTCGCACATGATACAAACACAACGGCACCCAAACTCTAACATATTCTCTTGCTCAGCTCTCCCATTCACCTCCTCGCTCACCAGCATGGGTGTCTTCCCGTGTGCATCCTCATGAACAACCCCCTTCCATCTCCCCAAGGTGCTCACAACCCCCTCGCACACTCACCAGCACCCATACCTACACCATCTCTTGCACACGCACCTGCATCCGTGCACACTCGttcccccagcctccccactcTCAGACACGCAGCACTGCCGTGACACCCCCAGACCCCCACTGGGGACTCTCTCACCACTGTGACCCTACAGCAGGGACAccgcaggggcagcagcagctctcggctgccccacagccccatgcCCAGCCCGGTGCCCAGTGCCCAGCCAGCCGGTCCCCCCCCCTCCTGCCGGGGTCAGGTTTCCCCCCTCCCCGTACCTGCCTCAGTTCTTGACTTCTGAACTCTTCAGGGAACTCGCTGGCGCCAGCTCCATCAACCAAAGTCCTTGTGGTtaggaggagctgggaggggagggagggagcgaggcccggggggctgcccccaggcagGGGGCTTtcttgtccccccccccccccaggccgcAGCTGCCTTCGTCCTTCTCCAGAGATCAGCCTGGGCCTCTTCTCCAGCCCCTTCCTGTGCAAGGGACGTGGAGCAGAGCCTGCTTGCCAGCCCCAGGCCAGGACACAGGGTCCCTGCTAGTGAACCCTGACATCCAGGGAgacccagctctgctggcaggcCCCGGGGGATGCCCCCTCTCCATCAAATAATGCAGCTATCTCATGCTGCTCGTGTGTCCCAAAAGCCCCCGTCGATGCTGGGCAAAGCCTCTGGGCGTCCCTGCGTGATCTCCCAGCCTGAGCAGATGTTGGGCGCCCTGGGGACTGGCCCTGAGAAATCACAAGGTCAGCACCAGTgagccaggctggctgctgagTGCCACAACCCCCAGCTTCTGGGCCTGAAGTCGGGGCTTTGGGGTGATAAAACCTGCCAGGAGAGAGACCAGGGTAAGGCAGGACTCGCTCTGCTGAGCGCCCAGCGAGGACAAACGAGtcaggcaggcagagctgggtcCTGGCTGGGAGCTGAGACCCCTGGAAGTCAATGGGAATTATGAACGGGTTATAGGATGATGCACAGCCCTGGGATTTAATTCCTGCACTAGCCACAGACCTCATCTGCAGCCTTGGGAAAGCCACACGGCTCCTGGCGTTTGGAAGTTTGGGCACTGCTTGTCTCAGCCCTGAGACAACAGCCGGTTCAGATGCTCCAGCTCAAATTGCTCCtggcctcagtttccccatggGCTGTCCACGGCAGGAGCTcgagcagtgctgctgagcactCTGGAAAAGCCCTGCCCCATGAGAGCTGCCAGCTCTTTCATAGCCTTTGCATCCAAGTCACAAATtcaggggctgaggggggctCGCACGCAGCGCTGCGAGTTCCCACAGCCAGACAAGTCAGGGCCGGTCTCGGTGCTTTCATGGTCACATCCCTACAGGAGAGTTTACAAGGATCAGCACCTGCTTTGAGGTGCACCCAGTGAGCCTACAAACGGGTGGCCTGATGGCAGAGGCACCCCAGGACTGCCTGGCTGGTGCTTGGAAGcagatcccccccccccagcatcacCCCACCTGCCGAGGGCTGGGTTGGTCTGCCTCTGGatgtcagaaaataattcagagatCACTCTCCAAGCAGAGCCCAGGAGAAAGGCATTCTCAGATGTTTGCCCAAAGATCTAAGTagggcggggggggtggggggtgtctCTTCTGGCCAGAGGAATCattttctgcaggcagcagcaacaaGCTGGATCAGCCCTCTTCGGAGGCAGAGAAAGCCTCCAAAGCTCAAGCTGACTCAGGCACTAAATTCTTGCAAAATCAGTGCGTGGAGGAGCCTCGTGCcctccctctctgcttctccGGAACATCTCACCCCCTTGCAGCACCCAGGGCCACTTCCCCACTCCTGACAGCCTTGAAACTTCTGTTGCCGTTCACCTGTCCCCAATGGGGATGGTGAACCCCGTTGGGACGGGCTCATTTCTAAAGCAATGGTTCAATCCTG
It includes:
- the TLX1 gene encoding T-cell leukemia homeobox protein 1 isoform X1 codes for the protein MEHLGAHHLHQGQAEPISFGIDQILNTSEPGSCMVSHPRLQDSADYGLGCIVGSAYNTVTGGYGTGGGSAGAYTGTSCSMGALPGSYNVNMAVSMNGNTLSSAGGVIRVPAHRPVTGGVHQPLSAAVPPVNGVNSLTGLTFPWMESNRRYTKDRFTVALSPFTVTRRIGHPYQNRTPPKKKKPRTSFTRLQICELEKRFHRQKYLASAERAALAKALKMTDAQVKTWFQNRRTKWRRQTAEEREAERQQANRILMQLQQEAFQKTINQPIQADPICVHNSSLFALQNLQPWSDDSTKITSVTTVASACE
- the TLX1 gene encoding T-cell leukemia homeobox protein 1 isoform X2 — protein: MEHLGAHHLHQGQAEPISFGIDQILNTSEPGSCMVSHPRLQDSADYGLGCIVGSAYNTVTGGYGTGGGSAGAYTGTSCSMGALPGSYNVNMAVSMNGNTLSSAGGVIRVPAHRPVTGGVHQPLSAAVPPVNGVNSLTGLTFPWMESNRRYTKDRFTGHPYQNRTPPKKKKPRTSFTRLQICELEKRFHRQKYLASAERAALAKALKMTDAQVKTWFQNRRTKWRRQTAEEREAERQQANRILMQLQQEAFQKTINQPIQADPICVHNSSLFALQNLQPWSDDSTKITSVTTVASACE